Part of the Oscillibacter hominis genome is shown below.
CAGGTAGACCGCCGCCCCCTCCAGGCGCATCATCTCCGGCACCGTTACCGTGAGCGCCGGGTCTGCCCACTGGGCATACAGGGTGACGGCCCCATTCACCGTAATGGTTCCGTCCAGGGTTTGCCCCGTGCCGGCGGCTTCCGTGTTCCACCCCACAAAGCCCAAGCCATCGTTTCGCTCCGGGGTGGGCAGCGTTATCCTCGCGCCCAGGGCCACCGGGGTCTGCACCCGTTGCCCCTCCGCCACAGTGGTGACGGTGGCAAAAGGCGCGGAGGTGGGCTCCCAAATGGCGAATACCTGCCGGGGCGCCTTGGAAAGGCCCGCGTGGTTGTAGATCCGCGCGCCGGGAAGGTAGGACTGGCCGGTGCCATCGGCGCTGGTGTTCCACTCCCTGAGGGTATATCCCTCCCGGAAGACCATATCGCTGCCCGCAAGGCGCAGATCGCCAAGGGAGGCATAGGACACCATCAGCCGGAAGCCATCGGCGGTGACGCCGCCGTTGAGGTCCTGCACCGTCCTGGCGTGCTCGTCGGTGTTTTCCCCATCGTCCACCGCCCGGAAGCACGTGCGCAGCGTCCAGTTCTCCACCATGTCCCCCGGCGCAACAGCGCCCCTGGGATAAGCTCCGCCGTCGGTGTAAAAGCTTCCGAACCACCAGGCCAGAATCTGCCGCTCTCCCACCTGGGCGGGGAGGGTAAAGCCGGCGGGCAGAGTCTCGGACACCGTTTGGAAGGTCTTGCCGTCAAAGCCGCCCCGGCCCGCGGTCATCCAGACGGAGGGCTGGGTGGAATCCACGAAAAATGCGTAAAACTCCGCAGCGCTCTCCTGAGCCGGGTCGATGACCGTGCCATAGGGGTACCATGTGCCTGAGCCGTCCGGCTTTGTGTTCCAGCCGTCAAAAGCGTCGGTATAGAAGGAGCGGGAGCGCCCGTAGGGCAGGGTGTAGGTGCCGTCGGCATTGGGCTTGAGCTCGGAGCAGTTGGTGGCGTTGTGGAGCCGCACCGTTACGGCGCTCCACAGCGCATACAGGTACACGGGCCCCCCCGCGGAGAGGGCCGCGTCGAACTCCGCCTGGGTGGCGGCGCTGCCGCCGCGTTGGAGCGCCCATCCCAGGAACTGATGCCCCGGGCGGGTGAAGCCATTTGCATCGGCGGGAAGGGAGTCCGTCTCCCTGGCAACGGCGCCGCCGCTCAGCGTGCCGCCGCCCCCCCAGCAGACGGCCCGGCTGTCCACCCAATGGGCATAGTAGGTCTTCAGGGTTTTATCATACTCAGAGCCGGGGGCGTAGGCCCGGCCGGTGCCGTCGGGAAACTCCGTCCACCAGCCTAAGGTCTGGCCTTCCCTCGCAAAAACAACACCCTCCATCTTGTCTGGAGTGGCGGCCTTGGCCACGGCGCCGCCCGAGGAGGTTATGCCGCCGTTTCCAAGGAACGTGTAATACGGTTCAGTGCCCCACACGGCATAGAGCCGCTGGCCGGGCACGAGGACATGGCGCTGGCCGCCCCATAGGAGGTCCGTCACCACACCGGAGGCGGGAAGGGCGTACTCCGCCTGACCCGTCCAGTCCGCTGTCTCCGGAAGCAGCGCCGCGCCGTCGTCCGCAAGAGCCACGGTGCACGCGCCCCGGCCATCGGCGGTGACGCTTCTGCCCCGGCCGTCCAGGATCACAAACCTGCCGCCGAAGTCGTCGCCCCAAATGGCGTACAAATCCCTGCCGCCCGAAAAATCAGGCGCCGCGCCGCCCTTTGTGTAATAGGCCTCGCTGAGGCCGCCGGCATCCGTGCTCCAGCCCAGGAAGGCATGGCCCTCCCATACCGGCTCCGGCGCGTTGAACAGTGCGCTGCCGTCGTACTCCGTCTCCAGTATCCCATCCGCCGTTGCGCCGTCCTGGAAGTGGAACGTAAACTCCGCCGCCGGGCGGCGAATCTCTATCTCCTGCTGCCCCTCATAGGACGCAACTGCCTCACCGCCGCTGTAGAGGCGGTTTTGATACCCGCTCTTGTCCGCGCCGGGGTTGGAGAGGCTCATTGTCCCTGCCGCCTCCAACGCCGATGCACCGCTGCCGCCCACGGCGTACAGCGCGCCAGGCATGCCGACCCACAGATTTCCCGCGTCGATGGCCGGCGCGCCGGCGGAGCCGGTGACGCGCAGGGAAGCGCCGGGCGCAAAATCCAGATACAGCGTGCCGCCCGCCCGTATGGCCGCGCCGGAGGCGGCGTTGACCCGAACCTGTCCGCTGATGTGCAGATTCAGGTCGAAGGCTGTCTCAATGGGCGCGCCGGAGTACTCCGCCGTCAGCGTCAAATCGGCGGCCTTGCCAGACCAGCCCGTCCCGGAGCTCTCCTGATAGGGGGAGAGGGAAGCGTCGACGGCCTCATCTCCCAGGCTGACCACGCCGGGGACAAGAGAGACCCTCTTCCCGGCGCTGGTGCCGGGGATGGTATTGCTGCTCTTCCACACGGCGTATAGGTCCGCCGCGCTGCCCTCGGGCACGGTGAAGGACTTAAGAGGCTCCCCGCCCGGCGTGAGGCTCCAGCCCTCAAAGCTATAATACCCGGTGGAAAAGCCCTGGCTTGTCAGGTCCACAGCAGTCCCGGGCGCGGCGGACACGGTGGTGACGGCCACCTTGCCGCTGCCTGCGGCCGCGACCGTGCCCCCGTTGCCGTGGTAGACCACGCCGGTCTCAGGCCGCTCCGCCCAGACCGCCTCAAATACCTCTTTGGTGCGGGAGAGCCTGATGGAAGCGGCCTGCCCCGGCTGATAGACTTTCCCCCCATTGCTCCAGCCCAGGAAAATGCCGCCGCTTTTCTCCGGCGCGCCGGCCATCCGGACGTCCGCCTCCCGGCCCAGGGGCAGGTTCTGCCGCTCCGCCACCGTTCCATCGGAGAGGAACAGCACCTCGCACTCCGTCAGCTCCCAGTAGACGTACTCCTGGCCGTCGTACTCCGTCACCGGCCGGGCCGTCTCCTCCGATGTCCCGGATCGCAGGATCACGTTTGTGCTCTGCTCATCATACCCCCTGGCCGTGGGCAGCATGAGGGTGGCGCAGCTCAGGGCCGGGACGCCCGCTCCGCCGCTTTGGATGCGCAGGGCCCCCTTGGGCTCGCTGCCAAATACCAGCATGTTGGCCGTGACGGCGCTCTGCCCCTCCGCTCCAGTGATGCTCACTCTGCAGGCGGGGTCGGTGAGGTTGAAGTCCACCCTGCCAGTGCTGGAGACCCCTGCCGCGGACACGCTCCCCTCCACCTGGATGGTAAGGGCGGTCAGCGTGGTGGAAACGGCCTCCCCGGTATAGCCGCTTTTCAAGGTGAGCGTGGTGACGCCGTTGTAGCTCCAGCCGGGGCCCTCCGCCTTCTCCCCGTAGCCCACGGTCCTGCCGCCCACGCGCAGCGTCTCGCCGGCGGCATCAAAGGCCTGTTGGAAGACGGGCTCCTCCGACGCGCCGCCCTCCGCCGCAAACACGGGCATTGGCAGCAGCGACCACAGCAGGATCAGCGCCAGATTGAGACAGATCAACTGCCTGCGTTCTTTCATTTCAACTCCTCCAGTCTTTGTTCCAAAAGCCCCCACATCAGCCACAGGGCCGGTGCGGTGATACAGCTGCTGATTCCGAAAAACGCCTGGATGCAGTAACACAGGATTCCGCCGCCCAGGACGGCTGCGGCTGCGTCGGACGCGGCCCGGCGGGCCCACCGCAGCGCCGAGGCGGCCAAGGCCCCCAGATAAGCCGCCAGAGCCAGCAGCCCCTGATTGGCCAGAAGGTTCAGATACTCATTGTGGGCCACGTCGATCAGCGAGCGCAACACCAGGCCCAGAGCCGGGTCATAGCGTTCAAAGTATCCCGCCACACGTATAGAAAGGGTGTCCGGCCCGCCGCCGAACCACAGGCGCTCCGGTACAATGGACAGGACCTCTTTCCAGATATAGACCCGGCCGGAGCCAAAGCTGTCCTCCACGCGGCCGTGGAGCAGGGCCGAAAGCTCCCCCGCCGTTGCCCCCAGCGCGTCCCCCGCGAAGTACGCGGCCGCCAGGCCCGCGCACAAAAGGGCACAGGAGAGCAGGGCCAACCATCCCCGCTTTTTCCGGCACAGCACCGGCGGCAGGATCAGCGCAGTCCCCAGCAGCGCCACATATCCGGCGGCCACCCGCATCCCCACCGCAAGCGCGGCGCACAGCGCAAGCGGGACCGTCAAAAGGAACCTCTCCCTCTCATGGCACCGGAGGAGCGCCAAAGCAAAGGCCGGAATCACCACACAGAGCAGCGCCGCCAGCAGGTCCACGTTTCCAATGGTGGTCAGGTACTGGCCGGAATAGGCACTCCCGGCGTCAAAGTAGCTGTAGCCGCCGGGGTAGAGTCCAAAGGGATTGGCCCCGGTGAGCTGGATCAATCCGACTATGGCGAGGGCGCTCATGGACGCGCCCAGGAGATAGAGCATCCACATCCGCGCCCGTCCGAACACGGACACCAGCAAAAAGGAGGCACAGTAGAGGGAGAGGGTGACCAGGCCCTCGTTTCGCGTCATGCCCCACACCGCCTCGCTCCGCCAGGGGGAGAACAGGGTGGAGGCCGCGCTCAGCAGCCAGAAGAGCACAATCAGCTTCTGGGGCAGCGCTGCCCCGTTCCACACCTGGCGCGGACCGGGGCAGCGCGCCTGGCCCAAAACGAGCATCTCCAACCCCAGCACCGCCATGGCCAGGACATATCCGCCGGTCAGGATCAGGAAGCACCGGAATTTCTGCGCGGAGATGGTCTGGTAGTCCCCGGTGACCCACAGCGGGTACACCAGAGCCATCAGACCCAGATACAGCGCGGTCAGCCGCTCCGGAAAGGGCGGCCTGGGTTTGGTTTGTTTCATGGGAACCTCAACAAGTCCCTGCGTCCAGGGAAAATTTTTCTAATTCCATCATAACTTGTTTCCTCCCCCTTTGCAATTGCCATTCCGGCAAAATACACTCCACAATTTTATTCCATTTCACAACTGCGGCCCCGGCCCCCTCATATCGTTATACAGGCAGGCTGTGGCTGCCAGCCTATTGCTCATTCTTTTCGGTGCAAAATCCCGCAGTTTGGGCAATGCCGCGCTTGCGCTTTACCTGCGCTCTCATCCGCAGCAGAGGCGCGCACTCCTTGCATTCTCCTCAAACCGGTAGTAGACTATTCAAAGAAAGCAAACCGTCCGCGCCAAACGGACAGCAGGGAAGGGAGCGATGAGATGGCCGGGCACGGCGCCGTGCTGATGACGGAGGGCCCCATTTGGAAGCGGGTGCTCTCCTTTGCGCTTCCCATCCTGTTGGGCAACCTCTTTCAGCAGCTCTACAATGTGGTGGACTCTTTGGTGGTGGGCAATTTCACTGGCAAGGCCGCGCTGGCGGCGGTCAGCTCCTCGTCCCACCTGATTTTACTGTTGGTGGGCCTGATCTCCGGCATCTTCATCGGCGCGGGCGTGGTCATTGCCCGCTATTACGGCGCCGGGGCCGAGGGGCAGGTCAGCACGGCCGTCCACACCACCGTGGCCTTTGCGCTGATCTCAGGCATTGCGCTGACCGTCTGCGGCGTCGGGCTCACCCCGTCTATTTTACGGCTGATGGGCACGCCGGAAAATGTGCTGCCCGACTCCATCCTGTATTTTCGCATCTACTTCTCCGGCGTGCTGTTCATGGCCCTGTACAATACGGTCAACGGCATCCTCCAGGCCATGGGGGACAGCCGCCACCCCCTCTACTACCTGATCACCGCAGCAGTGCTCAACGCCATTTTGGATATTTTGTTTGTGGCAGGCCTTAACTGGGGCGTGGCCGGGGCAGGGGCTGCCACCGTGATCGCCCAGGGGTTCAGCGCCTTTTTGGGGCTGCGGCACCTGATGCGGGTGGAGGGGGCACACCGGCTCATCCCGCGGAACATCCATTTGAACCGGCCCATGCTGCGGGAGATTTTGCAGATGGGGCTGCCCTCCGGGCTGCAAAGCTCCATCATCGCCCTGGCCAACACGGTGATGCAGTCTAACATCAACTCCTTTGGCGAGGACGCCATGGCCGGCTGCGGGTCCTACATGAAGATCGAGGGCTTTGCCTTCCTTCCGGTCACCACCTTTGCCCTGGCCATGACCACCTTCATCAGCCAGAACTTAGGCGCCCGCCAGTACGACCGGGCCAGGCGGGGGGCCCGGTTCGGCATGGCGGCCAGCATGCTCCTCTCAGAGCTGATCGGCATGCTC
Proteins encoded:
- a CDS encoding InlB B-repeat-containing protein; translation: MKERRQLICLNLALILLWSLLPMPVFAAEGGASEEPVFQQAFDAAGETLRVGGRTVGYGEKAEGPGWSYNGVTTLTLKSGYTGEAVSTTLTALTIQVEGSVSAAGVSSTGRVDFNLTDPACRVSITGAEGQSAVTANMLVFGSEPKGALRIQSGGAGVPALSCATLMLPTARGYDEQSTNVILRSGTSEETARPVTEYDGQEYVYWELTECEVLFLSDGTVAERQNLPLGREADVRMAGAPEKSGGIFLGWSNGGKVYQPGQAASIRLSRTKEVFEAVWAERPETGVVYHGNGGTVAAAGSGKVAVTTVSAAPGTAVDLTSQGFSTGYYSFEGWSLTPGGEPLKSFTVPEGSAADLYAVWKSSNTIPGTSAGKRVSLVPGVVSLGDEAVDASLSPYQESSGTGWSGKAADLTLTAEYSGAPIETAFDLNLHISGQVRVNAASGAAIRAGGTLYLDFAPGASLRVTGSAGAPAIDAGNLWVGMPGALYAVGGSGASALEAAGTMSLSNPGADKSGYQNRLYSGGEAVASYEGQQEIEIRRPAAEFTFHFQDGATADGILETEYDGSALFNAPEPVWEGHAFLGWSTDAGGLSEAYYTKGGAAPDFSGGRDLYAIWGDDFGGRFVILDGRGRSVTADGRGACTVALADDGAALLPETADWTGQAEYALPASGVVTDLLWGGQRHVLVPGQRLYAVWGTEPYYTFLGNGGITSSGGAVAKAATPDKMEGVVFAREGQTLGWWTEFPDGTGRAYAPGSEYDKTLKTYYAHWVDSRAVCWGGGGTLSGGAVARETDSLPADANGFTRPGHQFLGWALQRGGSAATQAEFDAALSAGGPVYLYALWSAVTVRLHNATNCSELKPNADGTYTLPYGRSRSFYTDAFDGWNTKPDGSGTWYPYGTVIDPAQESAAEFYAFFVDSTQPSVWMTAGRGGFDGKTFQTVSETLPAGFTLPAQVGERQILAWWFGSFYTDGGAYPRGAVAPGDMVENWTLRTCFRAVDDGENTDEHARTVQDLNGGVTADGFRLMVSYASLGDLRLAGSDMVFREGYTLREWNTSADGTGQSYLPGARIYNHAGLSKAPRQVFAIWEPTSAPFATVTTVAEGQRVQTPVALGARITLPTPERNDGLGFVGWNTEAAGTGQTLDGTITVNGAVTLYAQWADPALTVTVPEMMRLEGAAVYLALYDGDGAMLTLQKAVGGKAELYALPEGAARWKLFCLNEDGRPLTKPMEELLP
- a CDS encoding O-antigen ligase family protein, with protein sequence MKQTKPRPPFPERLTALYLGLMALVYPLWVTGDYQTISAQKFRCFLILTGGYVLAMAVLGLEMLVLGQARCPGPRQVWNGAALPQKLIVLFWLLSAASTLFSPWRSEAVWGMTRNEGLVTLSLYCASFLLVSVFGRARMWMLYLLGASMSALAIVGLIQLTGANPFGLYPGGYSYFDAGSAYSGQYLTTIGNVDLLAALLCVVIPAFALALLRCHERERFLLTVPLALCAALAVGMRVAAGYVALLGTALILPPVLCRKKRGWLALLSCALLCAGLAAAYFAGDALGATAGELSALLHGRVEDSFGSGRVYIWKEVLSIVPERLWFGGGPDTLSIRVAGYFERYDPALGLVLRSLIDVAHNEYLNLLANQGLLALAAYLGALAASALRWARRAASDAAAAVLGGGILCYCIQAFFGISSCITAPALWLMWGLLEQRLEELK
- a CDS encoding MATE family efflux transporter, which gives rise to MAGHGAVLMTEGPIWKRVLSFALPILLGNLFQQLYNVVDSLVVGNFTGKAALAAVSSSSHLILLLVGLISGIFIGAGVVIARYYGAGAEGQVSTAVHTTVAFALISGIALTVCGVGLTPSILRLMGTPENVLPDSILYFRIYFSGVLFMALYNTVNGILQAMGDSRHPLYYLITAAVLNAILDILFVAGLNWGVAGAGAATVIAQGFSAFLGLRHLMRVEGAHRLIPRNIHLNRPMLREILQMGLPSGLQSSIIALANTVMQSNINSFGEDAMAGCGSYMKIEGFAFLPVTTFALAMTTFISQNLGARQYDRARRGARFGMAASMLLSELIGMLIYFLSPYLIALFNSDSAVVAVGVAQARTMAPFYFLLAFTHSISGTLRGAGLAVVPMGVMVVCWCVIRVSYVTLILRFFNDIRCIFLGYPLTWSLSCIVLAIYFWKADWLHHFDRQAHSDGPQTPQKRDG